DNA sequence from the Tissierella sp. MB52-C2 genome:
AATGGGTACTTTAGATACTTGGCGTATTTTTTGACATACCTCAAAACCAGAGCCGTCTGGTAAAGATACGTCCAGAATCAATAAATCGTATTTGCCATCCATCCAAATGGCATTGGCTTCTTTTATGGTTCGGGCAATATCTAATTCAAATCCCTGTCTTTTTAATAAGCAGGAAAGCCCATCAATCAAACTTAAATCATCTTCAATAAGTAATATTCTATCCATATGTTTTCTCCTCTTTTCATCCATCAGTCGGTTTGAGGGCATCTTTGGGTATCACTCATACCCGGCTAAACCAAACGCCCCTTTGACCCTATTTTCTTCGCAGAGTTTTTGTACCTATCCCTCTATAATATTCCATTTCATTGCATTTTTTCAGGGTATATGCATCTATTGTATTCATTTGATTAAACTAAATCAAGCAATTAATCTTGATATTTGATTCAGCTATTGCTAAATTTAAGGATAAAACTACTTTTCAAGTTTATACCAGAAACAATTATTTGTAATATTATATTGCTTCATCCCAGATTTTTCTAGAACACGTTGTGACCCAATATTGTCTCTTTCTACTTCTGCAATAACTGACTGAACAATATCTTGCTGTAACATCCATTTTGATAAAGCTTTCACCACTTCAGTTGTATAGCCTTGATTTTCATATTTGGGATTAATTCCATAGCCTATTTCAATATCTTTATTTTCTAACGGAGGATTTTTACAAGAGATACTGCCAATTATAGTTTTTGTTGACTTTATTGCAAAGACCCACATAGTATACCAGTAATATTCTTTTTCAGACTCTTTAACTATATTTACTTGTTTAGAAAAAATATCATATAAAATGCCTTCCAAGGGCTCACCCTTATAAATATATCCAGTATTATTTTCAAAATCTTCTCTTTCATTTAAAAGCTCATCTAATCCTTCCCCAGTCAATGGCCAAATAACTAGCCTATCTGTCTCAAGCATTTATACTTCACCTCATTCAGTATAATAATTTCTATCTTTAACCTTGATGTCCTTTCTATATAGTTTATATATTATTATACTTAATTTACTCTTGTAATCTCAATTAAAAAGTGATAAATTAGTATAGTCTATTTATATTTAAAGAGTGTTTCCTTGGAACCCACTTAAAAAAAATCAAGGGAGTGATAAAATGATAAGATACAGTAGGATTTTAGAAAAGAATCCTCGAGAAATCGTACTTTTAAAATCGCGCCCATGTACATGGGCGCGATGTTTTTTTTGTGATTATATCCATGATAATTGCAAAGATGACATAAGCATAATAGAGTTTAATAGAAAGGTTCTTAGAAATGTAGTTGGTGATTTTAAAAAACTAGAGGTAATAAATTCAGCAAGTGTATTTGAATTACCTAAGGAATGCTTACAGGATATAAAAGACATAGTATATGAAAAGGGGATAAAAGAGCTTTATTTTGAAAGCCATTATATGTACAAAAATAAGCTTCAAGAAATAAGAGATTTTTTCCCAGATATAGATGTAAAATTTAAAAGTGGAATTGAGACCTTCCATAATGACTTTAGAAATAATTATCTTAAAAAAGGTGTAAACTTTAATAGTCCACAAGAGGTGGCTGCCTACTTTGATAGTATTTGTCTTCTTGTAGGAATAAAAGGTCAAACAAAGGAAATGGTATCTCAAGATATTGATTTACTTCTAAAATATTTTGAAAGAGGATGTATAAATATCTATATGGAAAATTCAACGCCTGTGGAAGTTGATCCCGAGCTTATATCTTGGTTTAGAAAAGAGTATTCTTATTTAGAAAGTATGGATAATATTGAAATCCTTTGGAATAATACAGACTTTGGAGTAGGTGAAAAAGATGAATACTAAAATGATTACACGAGGTGCTGTAGTTGCGGCACTATATGCCATTTTAACCTTAACTTTACCTGCCTATGGTCCTTTACAATTTAGATTATCTGAAATAATGACACTTCTTGCATACTTTGACCCATTTTATGTAATACCACTAACAATAGGATGTGCCTTGGCAAATCTAGCTAGTCCTTTTGGTATGGTTGATGTTATATGTGGAAGTCTTGCAAGTTTTTTAGCCTTAAAATCCATGAGTAAAACTAAAAATATATACTTAGCGAGCATATATCCTGCACTTTTTAGCTTCATCATAGGACTAGAGATAATGTTTTTATCAACTGAACCTGTAAACTTTTTTCTAATAACAGGTCAAATTATTATTTCAGAATTTGTTGTAGTCACTATAATCGGTATACCAGTAATTAAATATATAATGAAAAATCAATATATAGAAAGATTAATTCAGCCTCTACATATGTAGAGGCTGAATTAATTATAATACTAAACACTTTCATCCCTTAATACATCTACTATTTCATCCTTTTCAATCTTTCTAATTCCAAAATAATATGCAATATAGATGCTGATTATGATTACTATGATATATATAAGTAAAGTTTTATATTCTAAGTAAAATAAAAAATCTTTAATACTAAACATCTTATTAAACTTAGCTATTCCAATCAATATTATTAGACATAGAGGTATAGAGTAAAGAAAAGGATATATGCAATAATATATTCCTTCTAATCTAAGCATCTTCTTTAATCCATCCTTAGTCATACCCATGGATTTTAGCATTGCAAACTCCCGCCTTCGATTTCTTAAGTTGTTATTTATACTTGAATATGCATTGGATACCCCTATGATACACATAGAAACAATAAAGGTAAATGCAATTAAATAAAGTACCTTCATTGCATCTTTTGTTTCTAATTCATAAGCAATCTTATCCCAAATATCATAGTCACTGCCAGGAATATAGTATTTTGCTATATCCTTTATTCCTTCCTTTACATGGCTTATATCTTCTTCATCTACCAGCAGATATGCATATTCTGTATGACTATAATCACCTGGTAAGCTAAATCCTTCCATCATAGTATTAAGTACTTCTTTAGGAACTATTAAGGCAATATGATAACTAACTAAATAAAAATCTTTCCAGGGTTTTTTAGAAGTTTTAAATCCAATATCTATATTAAAACCATATTTTTCATCTCCATATTCACCAAATGATAAAGAATCAATATCATCATTTAGATATGGAATATATTCTGCTCTTGATATTGGTTTATTCATATCTTCCTTAACCAAGTTTAGCAGGATAGCCTTTGGACTTTCACTATTATAATATTCTTCTGAAATCAAACCTAGCGATTGGGCATATCGATTAAAACTATCACTGTCAACTCCAATTAATTCGCCTGCCACCTCATAATAATTGCCCTTATTTCTTACACTAAATTTTCTACTGTCAATATCCTTAAAACCACCTATATTCCTAAATTCATTTGATTCATCTTCAGGCTTTACTTCAAACAATACATAATATCTTTTATATACCAATTTTTGTTTTATATCAGAAATTTTATCTATTTCCTTATATAGACTTTCATCAATGATTTCATCGCTATATAAATGCATCTGCATAGGATGATATATTTCTACACTATTTAATGTTTCATCTGCCTTTACACCTGATAAAACAATTAGAAATACAAATAAAATTGTAAATCCAATTCCTATGGATATTACCGTCGTTCTAAAACCCTTCTTATTTACTCTTAATGAATCCTTTGAAAGACTGGGTATTATACTTACATGGTTATAATCAATCTCGCTATTTTTATTACTTTTATAATTATCATAATTTAAACCGCTATATCTAATAGCCTCAATAGGAGATATTTTACTTAATTTTCTGGCAGTCCTTGAGATAGATAAAAGAATAGTTAAGAATGATAGAGTTAAAATAATCAAGATAATTATAGGTGATGTCTTAAAGGTAAGATTAAATATACTTCCATTTACATCAGAATTAACCATATCTTTTATTATATCTACACCAAAATAACAAAACAGATGACCTAATCCCAAGCCTAATATAATAGGTATTATAGATAATACTAATGCCTCAATTTTTACTGTCATCTTTATTTGCTTAGGTGTTGCACCTATGCTTTTAAGTATACCAAGTTGTCTTAATCGATTATTTGACCATATGGTAAATACATTATAGATTATTATTGAAAACATGATCATAATCAATAATGTAAAGATAAAGGGCTGAATTGTATAATATAAGCCTTGTTCCCAAACACTCATGGAAGGAATAAATATTCCTTGTAATCTTAGATATCGTGGATTATATCTGGCACTGTAGTTATATTCAACTAAGTCTCCTTCTCCTAATTCAAACCCCAATGTCTTACCTATCTCCGGCAAATCACTATATACGGTTCTAGGATTTTCCATCCTTAAAAGTGCATTCAGCCTTATACCTTCATCTAAAAAAGCTCTATCTAAAAAACCTAATGCTTTATAATAGGGTTCATAAGAAAGGCTATCAGCTGAAATAATACCTACTATGGTATATTCTTCTAAATCTTTACTAATAAACTTTTCATCAGGATATAAAAAATCAAATACATCTAATTCTTCTCCATCTTTCTCTCTATGTCCTAGATTTATGCTAATTTTACTTCCTACTTTATATGATGGATTTTCCTTAATTAAACTCCCCATTACTATGATTTCATTAATATTTTTTGGAGTTCTCCCTTCTAATATCAAGTTCTTTTCACCCATATTATCCCAATATTCTCTATCCAAATATGAAATATTTATATACGGTTTTTCCAAATCGATCTTACCTGTTAAATATTCTGATCTTAGATAGACTTTATCTATCTTCTGATTCTCCTCTAAATATGGGATTTGAGATTTATTTATATAGGATTTAAAGCCTCCATGGAAATTACCGTTCTTCTCCACTGCATCCTCAAGATCATGATGCCAATTCATATATGTAAATAGTACCATGGTGCTTAACAGGATTACTGCTATGGATATTATAATAATTATAGATATAGTGTTTTTCTTATTCTTCTTTAAATAATTTAATGTATATTCAGTAAGGATTTTCATGATCTTATCACCCCATCTGAAATGATATTTCCATCTTCCAATGTGATTACCCTATCAGTTTCCAATGCCATCCTTTCATCATGGGTTATTAGTAATATAGTCTGATTATATTTCTTGTTAGATAGTTTTAATAATTCTATTATCTCATTTGAATTATTTCTATCTAAATTACCTGTAGGCTCATCTGCCAATACAATTGCTGGTCTATAGATTAAAGATCTACCGATTGCTACCCTTTGTTGCTGCCCTCCAGAAAGCTGACCTGGATAATGACTAAGCCTATTTTCCAAGCCGAGAGTACCGACTATTTCATTAAAAAATTCCATATCAACGGTTCTTCCATCTAAAAGTAGTGGAAGCAATATATTCTTCTTCACATCAATTGTTGGAATAAGGTTGTAAAACTGATAGATTAATCCTACTTTTCTTCTTCTAAAAAGAGCTAATTCATTTTCTTTCAAAGTAGATATCTCTCTGTCCTCTATAAACACTTTTCCCTCTGTGGGTTTATCAACACCACCTAGTATGTGTAATAGTGTCGACTTACCTGATCCACTGGAGCCAACAATAGATAGGAATTGTCCCTTTTCCACTGAAAGATTTACTCCATTAAGGGCTATCACCTTTGATTCACCTTTACCATAGGATTTGATTAAATTTTCTGTTCTTAATATTTCCATATTTATCCCTCCCATGATTATAATTCTATAATCCTAAAGTGACATTTAAGTGACATTTTAAGAATAAAATTTAATCCTAAATCTAGCTCCCCCATCCTTTTTATTTTCCACAGAGATTTCTCCATTATGCTTTGTAAGTATTAGTTTTGACATAGAAAGACCTATACCGATACTATCTTTGTTTGCATTTTTCCCCTTATAAAATCTATTAAATATATATGGGATATCCTCTTTAAGAAATCCCACTCCATTATCCTCTACTATTATCTGTTTAAATATGGGATTAGAACTAATTAAGATATCTATCTTTCCATTATCCTCCATATGTTCCACAGCATTTTTTATAATATTTAAAAATGCTTCACTTAACCAACGTATATCTCCTTCCATACTTGAGTTATCATCTAATATGTTTATTGTTATATTCTTTTTTTCAATCAATGATACTATAGGCTCAATTGCTAAGTCTATAATATCCTTTAAATTTATAGTTTGTTTTGTAAATTTTATAGTATTGGCATCTAATTTCGATATGGTTAATAAAGAATCTGTCAATGTTTCTAACCTTTGTATTTGTTTATTTAATCTATGGATATACTCTTGATTTTCATCTTTAGAGCAGCTATCCTCCATTAGTTGAGACATAATGTTAATAGAAGTAATTGGAGTCTTTAACTGATGAGATATATCTGCTATATTATCCTTTAAACTCATCTTATCTTTAACAGCATTTTCCCTTAATTCTCTTAAAGTCACAACAGTCTTATATAATTCATCTGAAACAATAGCAAAATCTTTATCCACGTTAATATTTAAAAAATACTTACCTTTGTTGATATTCTCCAAATATTCCTTTAGCTCATTGGCATTCCTTCTTTTATTACTACTTAAAATTTCCATACCTATTGCACATAAAATAGTGATGCAAAATGAAAATATAATACTTAACAAAAATACATTTTTTCTATCTTTTATAAATATAAATCTTCCATAACTATATCCATATTTATCTAATGTATCTTTACCAATAATAGAGTATTGATTTGAACCGGACTTTAGCTGATTCATGGCAAGTATCTCCAAGTCCTTAGAATCCTCTGCTATTACTCCAACTACAGTAGACAATTTATCAAATAATATATTTTCATAATAGTTATACAAAAAAATAGAGGAAAAAAATGATAATAGCAAGACCATAACCAACAATGATATTTTATACCATAGAGATTTATTTAATCTATCCATTACCATTCTCCATTCTATATCCTATTCCCCTAACAGTTTTTAATATCTTTGGCTTATTTGGATTATATTCAATTTTTTCTCTCAATCTTTTTATCGCCACAGTAAGGGTATTGTCGTTAATAAAATCTCCGTCTATATCCCAAAGCCTTTCTAAAATAAATCCTCTAGTTAAAGTTTGATCTTTATTTTCCATAAACATTTCCAACAATCTATACTCTCTACCAGTTAAAAATATTTCTTCCCCTTGCTTTAATGCCTTTGTTTGAGATTTAATTAGCTTTATATCATTTGAAAATATTACATCATCTAAAGATATATCCCTTTTTACACGTCTTAAAACCGTGTTTATCCTTGCCTCCAATATAGATAATTTAAAAGGCTTGGTAATATAGTCATCTGCTCCTAATCCTAAGCCTTTGACTATCTCATCATCTTCATTTTTTACAGTAAGAAAAATAACAGGTATATTGGATTTTGATTTTATAAACTCAAGAAAATCATATCCACTTCCATCTGGCAAGTTCATATCTAATACAATCAAGTCATAGTCCGTTTTAAATTTTTCTTTTCCCATAGATATATTATTTCCTATTTCTACATTGAAATCTCGTTTATCTAAATATCTCTTTATACCGAAGGATATATTTTCATCATCTTCAATTAATAGGATATTTTTCAATTTCTTCACCTCTGTTAGTATAATTCTATTAGATATTTTAATATAATTATACTACAATTATAAAGCTTAGTTTCTTTCAATTGAAAAATATATAAGGTTTTGGTTTCCTTCCGAATGCAGATTTCCTTTAGTAGGGTTTATTAATACTTTATAATTATCAAGGGTAATTTTCTTTTTATTTAGTTTTTTATCAAATATATTTTTATACTCATTTAACAATAAATCCTTATCTTCTCCGCTTAATTCTAAACTATTGATTAAATTAATAAAAACACCAATATCATCAGATTCTAACTCTGCTCCATTATCTCCCTGTATAAGTATATTTGTTTTTTCTATGTCTTTATCTTTTAAAAATATATTATATCTTGTTTTTGTACTATCCTGTTGAGAATAATGGTAGTAGCTATTAGGGTCTACAAAATCTATTAAGCTAAATTGTTCTCCTACTATAACATTGTCTAAAAAATATTTATCATGGAAAATCTCATTACAAACTTCCCTATGGTAGTCATTTTTTATATCTAAAAAATTAACCTTAATAGCTATATAGTTGCCAGCACCTCTGCTTCTATTTTCAGTATATACTACAGTTCTTCCTATTTTCTCTGAAATACTTTCATTAGGCTGTAATTTTTCATATTTCATATCTGAAACATAATCCTTTAAACCTTCAGCTATACTTTTATCTAAAATTTCAACTATATCAGCAAAATATTCATCTAGGGGCTTATCATTATTACTGAATATAGCATTTTTAAATCTTGAAACATCAGTTTTATATATATCCAAATATAGTGGAATAGAATTTCTTTCATCAATTCTACCTTTATACTTTTCTCTTAAATTATTTATATCACCGACAACCTTTTTCATCTCATCATTTATATACATTTGATCTTCCATAGTATATTCTACATATATTTCATTTTTCTTATTATATTTTATATAACCTAAATCCTCTACTAATACGGTCTGTTCTTCTATAGTCATAGTACTAGAACAACCTGTTAATATCAATAAAGATCCCAATATAAATATAACCTTTCTCATAATATCCCTCCTATCTAATACCTACTTTGTTTATTTTTTGGCTTATAAAGTACCCTATAGCTCCTCCTAATAATATAAAAGGAATATATACATTATTTGTTTTTATCTGCATTAATTCACTTAATATAACAAATACCAATAGGCCACTACAAATAGTTACTCCTATTTTAAATATATTTCTAGTGATTTTAAATGGTATTATCATATTTTCATTTTCAACTTTTGAATTTTTATTAAACTTATGTCCTATTATTATATTTATAATTATTAAAGCCAAACATACTATGTATTTAATCCATAAATTTTCTATAGATCTAATACTAGTGGAGATACTTACTCCATCGGAGTCATAAATCCATAAGGATATATATTCAGAAGAATATATCCAAGGTATTAGCCATAAAACAAGCCTTTTAAAATTGTAGAATAAAGGTATTCTTATGAATCTATTTAATAAATGTAATGAGGTATATGCAATAAATCCTGGAGCTAACCATGATAATATTCCTGTAGCTATGCCTCCTATTAGATTTGTAAAGGTATATTGCCACATAAATAGGAATGTATAAAAACCAAGAATTATTAAATATATAAGCCCTATTTCTTTTAATAAACTTGCTATTCCATCAGCTTTTATAAATGGCTCCGATATAATACTTATACTATAAATATCTTTTATCCAAAACATATTGTTCATTCTTACAATTATTATTCCAATAGTTAAAACAATAAAAGCCAAGGTTATATTAATTATTCCGGTAGATAATTTAACTTTAAAAAACTCTTCCTTACTTATTGGTAAAGATTTCAGAAACCGCTTTATTTCTTCATCCTTTTCTGCTCTAAATTGAACGAATACCTGTATTACAGAAATTATTGTAAATAATATTAGAATCATAGGAGATGTGTCTCTTAATGATCTTTGGATTAGAGCCTGATTTACTTCTATTCCGTTTAAAAACATACTCCCATATATGTCATCTAAAATTAGACTAAACATTATAACCAAAAACACACTAACTAAAGTAGATAGTAATAATACCCATTTCATAGATCTGGTTTCATGTTTTAATATGGATTTATTCATCTATTTCA
Encoded proteins:
- a CDS encoding GNAT family N-acetyltransferase, which produces MLETDRLVIWPLTGEGLDELLNEREDFENNTGYIYKGEPLEGILYDIFSKQVNIVKESEKEYYWYTMWVFAIKSTKTIIGSISCKNPPLENKDIEIGYGINPKYENQGYTTEVVKALSKWMLQQDIVQSVIAEVERDNIGSQRVLEKSGMKQYNITNNCFWYKLEK
- a CDS encoding radical SAM protein, with product MIRYSRILEKNPREIVLLKSRPCTWARCFFCDYIHDNCKDDISIIEFNRKVLRNVVGDFKKLEVINSASVFELPKECLQDIKDIVYEKGIKELYFESHYMYKNKLQEIRDFFPDIDVKFKSGIETFHNDFRNNYLKKGVNFNSPQEVAAYFDSICLLVGIKGQTKEMVSQDIDLLLKYFERGCINIYMENSTPVEVDPELISWFRKEYSYLESMDNIEILWNNTDFGVGEKDEY
- a CDS encoding QueT transporter family protein, which produces MNTKMITRGAVVAALYAILTLTLPAYGPLQFRLSEIMTLLAYFDPFYVIPLTIGCALANLASPFGMVDVICGSLASFLALKSMSKTKNIYLASIYPALFSFIIGLEIMFLSTEPVNFFLITGQIIISEFVVVTIIGIPVIKYIMKNQYIERLIQPLHM
- a CDS encoding FtsX-like permease family protein produces the protein MKILTEYTLNYLKKNKKNTISIIIIISIAVILLSTMVLFTYMNWHHDLEDAVEKNGNFHGGFKSYINKSQIPYLEENQKIDKVYLRSEYLTGKIDLEKPYINISYLDREYWDNMGEKNLILEGRTPKNINEIIVMGSLIKENPSYKVGSKISINLGHREKDGEELDVFDFLYPDEKFISKDLEEYTIVGIISADSLSYEPYYKALGFLDRAFLDEGIRLNALLRMENPRTVYSDLPEIGKTLGFELGEGDLVEYNYSARYNPRYLRLQGIFIPSMSVWEQGLYYTIQPFIFTLLIMIMFSIIIYNVFTIWSNNRLRQLGILKSIGATPKQIKMTVKIEALVLSIIPIILGLGLGHLFCYFGVDIIKDMVNSDVNGSIFNLTFKTSPIIILIILTLSFLTILLSISRTARKLSKISPIEAIRYSGLNYDNYKSNKNSEIDYNHVSIIPSLSKDSLRVNKKGFRTTVISIGIGFTILFVFLIVLSGVKADETLNSVEIYHPMQMHLYSDEIIDESLYKEIDKISDIKQKLVYKRYYVLFEVKPEDESNEFRNIGGFKDIDSRKFSVRNKGNYYEVAGELIGVDSDSFNRYAQSLGLISEEYYNSESPKAILLNLVKEDMNKPISRAEYIPYLNDDIDSLSFGEYGDEKYGFNIDIGFKTSKKPWKDFYLVSYHIALIVPKEVLNTMMEGFSLPGDYSHTEYAYLLVDEEDISHVKEGIKDIAKYYIPGSDYDIWDKIAYELETKDAMKVLYLIAFTFIVSMCIIGVSNAYSSINNNLRNRRREFAMLKSMGMTKDGLKKMLRLEGIYYCIYPFLYSIPLCLIILIGIAKFNKMFSIKDFLFYLEYKTLLIYIIVIIISIYIAYYFGIRKIEKDEIVDVLRDESV
- a CDS encoding ABC transporter ATP-binding protein, with the protein product MEILRTENLIKSYGKGESKVIALNGVNLSVEKGQFLSIVGSSGSGKSTLLHILGGVDKPTEGKVFIEDREISTLKENELALFRRRKVGLIYQFYNLIPTIDVKKNILLPLLLDGRTVDMEFFNEIVGTLGLENRLSHYPGQLSGGQQQRVAIGRSLIYRPAIVLADEPTGNLDRNNSNEIIELLKLSNKKYNQTILLITHDERMALETDRVITLEDGNIISDGVIRS
- a CDS encoding HAMP domain-containing sensor histidine kinase; translated protein: MDRLNKSLWYKISLLVMVLLLSFFSSIFLYNYYENILFDKLSTVVGVIAEDSKDLEILAMNQLKSGSNQYSIIGKDTLDKYGYSYGRFIFIKDRKNVFLLSIIFSFCITILCAIGMEILSSNKRRNANELKEYLENINKGKYFLNINVDKDFAIVSDELYKTVVTLRELRENAVKDKMSLKDNIADISHQLKTPITSINIMSQLMEDSCSKDENQEYIHRLNKQIQRLETLTDSLLTISKLDANTIKFTKQTINLKDIIDLAIEPIVSLIEKKNITINILDDNSSMEGDIRWLSEAFLNIIKNAVEHMEDNGKIDILISSNPIFKQIIVEDNGVGFLKEDIPYIFNRFYKGKNANKDSIGIGLSMSKLILTKHNGEISVENKKDGGARFRIKFYS
- a CDS encoding response regulator transcription factor, which translates into the protein MKNILLIEDDENISFGIKRYLDKRDFNVEIGNNISMGKEKFKTDYDLIVLDMNLPDGSGYDFLEFIKSKSNIPVIFLTVKNEDDEIVKGLGLGADDYITKPFKLSILEARINTVLRRVKRDISLDDVIFSNDIKLIKSQTKALKQGEEIFLTGREYRLLEMFMENKDQTLTRGFILERLWDIDGDFINDNTLTVAIKRLREKIEYNPNKPKILKTVRGIGYRMENGNG
- a CDS encoding membrane lipoprotein lipid attachment site-containing protein, translated to MRKVIFILGSLLILTGCSSTMTIEEQTVLVEDLGYIKYNKKNEIYVEYTMEDQMYINDEMKKVVGDINNLREKYKGRIDERNSIPLYLDIYKTDVSRFKNAIFSNNDKPLDEYFADIVEILDKSIAEGLKDYVSDMKYEKLQPNESISEKIGRTVVYTENRSRGAGNYIAIKVNFLDIKNDYHREVCNEIFHDKYFLDNVIVGEQFSLIDFVDPNSYYHYSQQDSTKTRYNIFLKDKDIEKTNILIQGDNGAELESDDIGVFINLINSLELSGEDKDLLLNEYKNIFDKKLNKKKITLDNYKVLINPTKGNLHSEGNQNLIYFSIERN